The Arachis ipaensis cultivar K30076 chromosome B10, Araip1.1, whole genome shotgun sequence DNA window TTACAAAAAATGCATTTTGACCGGACAAAGGAATTTAAAGGAAAAAATACTGACCTTTCCACTTTGTTTCCAGAAACTGGATCCCATTCATTAACTGATAAACTAGTCTGAGTCCTTTTAaagaattcaaaaccaatttctttAGCAGAAATCACAAACGCAGCTTCATCTGGAGATTCAGCCTCATATGAGACATTTCCTGTATCTTCATCCACTTCCGGTATGGCGGTGTGACAGATTGCCAATACGCGAAAAAATTTCTGTATAACATCTGCATGAGGCTCATTAACCCAGTTCCCATTCATTATCCTTTCATCCGTAAAGTTAAAACCTTTGATGCGTGTTTTTCTATCAGAAGACTTCCTGTTTTCATCTGATTCTGATTCTGTCCCATAAACCTGCTCATGAGTCAAAGGAGAACCAATTTTTCTATCCATGGCCTGCTCAACCTCTGTAACACCTCGGCCATAAGCTACTCCAGCAATGGAACATTTGATGAACTCCATTGAGTTGCAGGTCAGAGTTCCAGTTTTATCAGAAAGTATAGTATCAACTTGGCCTAGTTCCTCATTCAAGTTTGAAGTGCGGGCATGGGCTGGCTTGTCTGCTTCTTCATAGTACATATGGACATCTTGATTGATGAAGATGCTTTGAAGGACTTTCACCAATTCGATAGAAAAATACAAGGAGATAGGAATGAAGAAGCCGTATAACATTAAAGCAGTCAAAAAATGAAATATGGCAGCTGAAGCGACTCTTTTTGGATCAAAGAATATCGTGGAATCATCGGGCCTCAGATACCATCTTTTCATCACCCCGTTGTCCAAGTCATCCTTAGTTGCAATGCCAAAGAGGATAGATCCAACAAATGCAATTAGAAACAAAAGACAAAACAAGAAGTAAATAATCCTGTCCATCTTTCTCTCAATTTTGCTTCTTTTCGAAGGGGGGTCAGTAGAGTTTTGAATGACCTTGGTGTCATGACCAGTGAAGATGACGGCTCCAAATACATAGTCTGTATTTCGAAGTTTGGAGTCTCTCAAAAGAAGTTGCTGAGGAGAAAGGGGATATTTTTGCTCTTCAAACTCCAGGCTCCCAACAAATGAGTACAAATTTGCATTTGGGTCTTCACATTTAACTACAGCCTTAAAATCACGGAAGTTGGAGTCGTCCTGTAAGGAAGAAGTTACGTCCAATCCTTGTTTTAACTTCAAATTTGTCTCTCCATCTAAGTTCATGGTCTCAACATAACACACTGCATCCTCATAACTGGATGAAAGCAATAGGAGGTCTGCAGGGAAAAAATTATCCTTCTCTACCTTAACTATATTCCCCACCCTCAGATTCTTCCATTCGGTATATTCAAAAACACCATCACCTTTATGCACTTTGACTTTTCTATTGTTCACCTCAATATCCTGCAGAATTAACCCATTAGCCAAATTATATACCAACTTGATAGCTTGCCATAATGCCATAAACACTAACCTTTTTCCTATTCCCAAACCATACCGCATAATGATCATCAAATAGACAATGCAGAAATTATAATCTTTAGTTAAATGCTAAATGATCCTCAAGCAACATGTCTAGCTGGTTATCCCATTTCAAGGATAAGATACATAGAACTGTTTGATCGTTGTTTGATTTccattataaatattatattacacaagtaaaaaacataaataaaccaTGACCAAATTTGCACTGAACTTAAGGATGCATGTAATGTTGCTGACCACAATTTTGTTATAGAAAACTGTACAAGACTGAATCCAAGAGATTATTTAGAAGATACTAGAATTTATTATATTGAATAAGCTGTCCATGGTAGATCATGACTCATCTAAAATGACCATTTCATTTCTCTCACCAATTTCATTAGTACTACGGTCAAATAGAATCTTTCAGTTCTTATAACCGGAATATTCCATAATCTTTGTAAAAGTTCCTGGTATTCTTCAATTTAAGAGTTAAATGTCCAATAGTCCATAGATTTTACAGGGACTCTAAACTACAAATAAACAGTAAATATAAACACACAAAAGAGACCATGATTCAGTTTGAATCTAATACAAACTTCCACAGCAGGATTTAAGACAACAAGCTGAAGGAATTGTAATTGTCATTGacgttaaaaataaaattcacaatCACAATAGTGTAATAGAGCACCTGTGTCTTGCGACGCCAATCTTCGATACCCTCTTTGACCATGGTCGCCCCAACGATGACACAGAGGGGAACGATTGCGCTGACAGCAGTGTAAGGAGCAAGCTTTGTCATTGCCAAGACACCAATGACCAAGAAATAGAAATTAGCAACCCTCCTAAACTGCTCAAACAGTGACTTTGGCAAGAAACTGACAGCAGTATATTTTGTGGATCTTACAGAATTATCTGAATAATTTTGCATAACCCCTTCCTCATTGCAGAACACCACCCTGGAAAAACCCTGCCCCCCAATCTGTGAATGTTCTCCCTCTAAGGTTCCTTTACCACATAATGCAAATGAATAGATCTTGCTCAAACGGATCTTCCTCATCCTCCTACGACCCCTCATTCTTCTTTGATCTAATTCTTGCTATGAAACTAATTAATCCAAATACAACCTGCATAGAAATAATTAAATCAACTAATTGATCTTCCTCAAAGAACAAGTCTATGAGGACGATTCCAAAACAAGTGGCAGCAGCAGCCAAATTGGGAAGCTTCCCCCAATTACCAGAAAGAGCAAAGGAGAGGACTTTCTAGTCAACAACAAAGAACATTGACATACCCAATTACCCActaaagtaaacacacaagtttTGAAGCAAAACAACACAAGGACCGCAGAAAGGTTCAAACTTGCAACTATACAAACAattaaaaggaagaaagaaaatcaCAAGATAAGAGAGTGATCACATTCACGTATGATGATGCCGCGCCAATTGTCCTATGAAAAGTAGAGAGAGAGCAGGAAATTGTGCGAACATTGGAAGATACGAAGATCCTTAAATTTGTCTGTTTGGAAGGAAGACAAAGAAATGAGTAGTTATGTGTCCTGAGGAAGAAGAAACTGAAATTCGAAATCCAAATCCAAACCCAAACGCAGAAGTGGAAATGGTAACAAACTGATGAAGTTTTCAGTTGACACGGTGCTGCAATCTGCATAAAGCTCAAGGCGTCTCTCTTTCTGGAAAACCGTGTCGCATGATCTCATTTCCCATTACAAAATTAATTTCAAGTATCTAACCATCGTTGTTTATCCCTTTACGCTTTTTCAATAttaattacttttattattacgtggataaaattttttttttttttttgatttcccacggtatcccccaacccggcaGGTCAATGACTAATCtgtcgcggtactgagctccatttaagggtttgtcgctggccaatgggttgctgcatgcacaagacgGGATTCaaacccccgacacttgcttaagcggactagtgagctaaccactagaccaacctaACTTGGTTAGtggataaaaataattaattcttaGATTTGTAGCCTTCTAAAAGTTTAGAACAAATGACTTGATTAACTCCAATGCATTTTAATATGTTCTCAAAAAATGCAGTTAAAGTTTCAAAtcagatttttatataaatccaACCAAGTGAATTCAATTTAGTGAAATAATACGTAATAAatcgaatcaaattgattcaaattaggtaaaaaataaaattcaattaaaattgaATCAAATCAATTCGATTTAGAGATGAAAATAAATCGAATCTANNNNNNNNNNNNNNNNNNNNNNNNNNNNNNNNNNNNNNNNNNNNNNNNNNNNNNNNNNNNNNNNNNNNNNNNNNNNNNNNNNNNNNNAATCTATAAACCGAatgaattaaatttgatttacacATGCAACCAACATTAGAGTAAATCGAATTTAAATGTTTCGATTTACAAAGCAATGAAGTATATAAAAACGAGATGGTACACAAAATTTTGTAGAAGAGTGAGATTCACAATAGCTAGTGATAAAAGTTTTGTAACTCTTGTGCACTATAGATGGTCTATCAAGAAGTAAACGCGAGAGGAATTAAGTCACTGACAAAGACCCGCCGAGTGTTTTTCTCAAACATTCGACCAGTTTCGCTGAGTTTAAGAATAGTATACTCCAGAGACTAGGACTGCATGGCGTGAAACAGGTGGAGAAGTTGTTCTATCGAATTCCGATTTCTGTGTTACGCGATGATGTAAAGTATGATTCATTCGTTATTAGCAGTGACGAAGATATGCAGGTGCTATTTCATTGCCGCCGTCAGTTTCCTGAGGTGAGGACTCCGGAATTGTTGGCGAAACTTGTGGATGTGGAATCTAATTCTGGAGGCTCGAACAGGAATATGCACTCCACAGGACATCTAGCCAGCTCTAGTGCATTGCCTGTTGGATCCTCGTCAGCAATGCCGGTGATTGCACCCGAGCCAGATTTAGTGGCTTCACCATCCTTTGT harbors:
- the LOC107622454 gene encoding putative phospholipid-transporting ATPase 9 isoform X2 — protein: MRGRRRMRKIRLSKIYSFALCGKGTLEGEHSQIGGQGFSRVVFCNEEGVMQNYSDNSVRSTKYTAVSFLPKSLFEQFRRVANFYFLVIGVLAMTKLAPYTAVSAIVPLCVIVGATMVKEGIEDWRRKTQDIEVNNRKVKVHKGDGVFEYTEWKNLRVGNIVKVEKDNFFPADLLLLSSSYEDAVCYVETMNLDGETNLKLKQGLDVTSSLQDDSNFRDFKAVVKCEDPNANLYSFVGSLEFEEQKYPLSPQQLLLRDSKLRNTDYVFGAVIFTGHDTKVIQNSTDPPSKRSKIERKMDRIIYFLFCLLFLIAFVGSILFGIATKDDLDNGVMKRWYLRPDDSTIFFDPKRVASAAIFHFLTALMLYGFFIPISLYFSIELVKVLQSIFINQDVHMYYEEADKPAHARTSNLNEELGQVDTILSDKTGTLTCNSMEFIKCSIAGVAYGRGVTEVEQAMDRKIGSPLTHEQVYGTESESDENRKSSDRKTRIKGFNFTDERIMNGNWVNEPHADVIQKFFRVLAICHTAIPEVDEDTGNVSYEAESPDEAAFVISAKEIGFEFFKRTQTSLSVNEWDPVSGNKVERMYQLLNVLEFNSSRKRMSVIVKDEEGRISLLCKGADSVMFERLALNGREFEDKTLEHVQQYADAGLRTLILAYRELDENEYKEFNNAFYEAKNSVTADQETLIEEVSNRIERNLILLGATAVEDKLQNGVPDCIEKLARAGIKIWVLTGDKMETAINIGFSCSLLRQGMRQIIIHLDAPEIQALEKGGDKMAISKASRESVHRQISEAAFQLTASRGASQQAFALIIDGKSLAYALDDSMKNMFLELAIRCASVICCRSSPKQKALVTKLVKSGTRKTTLAIGDGANDVGMLQEADIGIGISGFEGMQAVMSSDIAIAQFWYLERLLLVHGHWCYRRISSMICYFFYKNITFGFTLFLYEVYASFSGEPAYNDWFLSLYSILFSSLPVIALGVFDQDVSASFLNYTNKECKMSSSAGAGSSAGCSTDSLVRQWFSSFA